In the genome of Perca flavescens isolate YP-PL-M2 chromosome 21, PFLA_1.0, whole genome shotgun sequence, the window ACATAGCACTTGCTGCacgctgatgtttgtttgaACAATTGTCTGGCAAATAAGCTTTCCTGGGCTGCTGTTGCAAAAGCGAGGTGGATTTACATCTTCGTGGTGTCTCTGTATTCCTAAAAATAGTGCCTGTGTTCCACAAGGAGATGAATGCATTtacaatgcaataaaaaaaaatgtaagtattaAAAAAGGTGGAACAATGCCTAGCATGTGTTTTTCTACTGTAGAAATGTCAGCATGTTAATTATTCTAGGCAATAaaagaatgaatgcgtgtggtAAAAATATGAATAGCTGATTGTGGTATAATTACATGCTTAAGGGGGTGATCAACTTATCATGGTAACATCTTCTTGATTAAAGCAGTTCAAAAGTGCTGCCTTTCTTTCCCTCCACTTTAAGATGATAGCAGTTGCCTCAGAAGTGAGCCCGGGCCTTGAAGTGCAGGCTGGGATTAGTGGCAAACACAAAAGGAGCATTTGGAGGGGGCATGCCTGTCCCTTTTGAAAGGCTATCATTTAGAGCCTTCAGCCATAGATCATCTGCGGCTTACATGGGGAAAACTTGGTTAAATGTTGATCAGGCCCATTATTTGACTCTCTGTGAGGGGTGCGTTTGATGGTTTAGGCCAGGGAGGGCTCCAGAGGTCTCTTAGTCTGTCTCCACTCTCCTGTCTCTCTATTGGTATGCATCACTCATAATAGAGCCAGGAGGTAGGGGGTCTCATTAGGGGCCGGGAgagtattgttttgtttttttggggggagggggttaaGGGGGGTGGCAGTCAATGAATTCCTCAAGCAGATGCACTAGCATCCCAAAGGATTGAAGCTGAATAAGGCATCATGGGAGCAGGTGAAACACAAAAGGTCAATTTTTGTTTGCATCAGCAGCAAAACACAGCACCATATCTGTCTCTGAATGATGTGCATCATGATGTGTCACAACGTACAAAAGTGCTCCAGGTGGGCTGCGTCTTTTGACAACAGGAACTTAATCCGATGTAACATTCACACTGAGAGAAAGCTTCCTCTAGAACTACTGACAACGACTGACAAGTGGTACAGAGGTAGCTATTTTGAGGATCCCCTGAGTACCGAATTATCTCCTGACTTCCGTCTTGCCACCAAAAGTCCAGGCTGCCAAGGGTAAATTGGATTCCCTCTGGGTAGCTACTTCCTCTGTCATCTGTCACCACTTCCTGTCTATGAAGAGCAGGTAATGACAGCACACAGGTGTTGCTATCCGGGTGGTATCGCTGCGAGGCATCAGCAGCACAAAACATGCTATTTCCCCCAGAAACGTTAACACTGTTTGGTTCAGttgctttatttttaaaatttaggtttaaataatttttttgtctcCAACTTATTCACATACTGCAGCAATTTTTTTGCAGAATTTCAGTGTGTGCAGATAGGTCAAACGCACCATTATCATGTGCAAGACTTAAAGTGATCCCTGAACCGAGCTAAAATGATTACATATTGGCCGTTACTCAGATATTTGTTCTGCTGCACTGCACCTAGAAATTGATGTTCCATGAACCCTGGATATTGTTCTCATAAGGTCATGGTTTGAAATTTCATGTAGGTGATGAATGGCTGCTGATTTATTGAGGAGCTTACGAGTAAGACGTTCCCTGTACTGAGATGATCAGAGAATAtaatcataaaaataataatgtgataaactgttttttctttacatattttagatgttttattttatcacaGAGGGTTGGCTTCAAGTGAATCAGAATGACCCATAACTTGTTTGAAACACCAGCTTGGTTGATGTGAACTCTCTTTTCTGGCAGTGTGTAAAACCACTGCCATGCTTTGTTATGACAAAGGTCACGGATAACGGATGATCTGCCTACAGTTCCCTAATGTGAGAACAAAGACTTTGTCAAAATATATTCCAGCAATGGAGTGAGCAGGGGATAAGTTACATTGTTTTGGGGATAGGTTTTCCAGACAGAGCGATGTGAAGACAGGCTATGGCTGTGGATTTACTGGGACTCGTTCTAGTCTGTTAATCCTTGTATCTCTTTGACTCTTTCAGCAGGTTCCTCTGCTGGCAAGCCTCGCAGGCTCTGAAGTGGCTGCCCTTCCTGTGCTCACCAATAATTCCAGGTCTTGGTATCCAAACTAGCTTGTTTCCACTGCTAGAATAGAGGGAGGCATGCGGTTGATATGATAAAAGAAAATGATATGCCTGACAAAAACGACAAATTGCATGGTGGGAAACTTGTTCATTTAACTGTAAAAGATTTTCATGGTTTTAGACATTAAGACACTTTAGAGTTtagttttgattattttatgcTCAGTAAAACATATATGATACTCAAAtctgaattaaataaaaacagaaataaaagaataaaagaacaAAGCTAAGTGTAGAGAATGAGAAGTGGTGTAGTGAGAGGTGtctccacatttttcacatgcTCTCAACAACCGAGCAGTTTGTGATGAAATGGCTCTTGTTCTGTATAAAATAATCCATATGGCTGCTGGTCCGGAGCGGGGATCCCATGCCGTTACCGGCCCATACGTTAGGCTTTTTATGGGCCTCGGATGGGGAATGATGAAACCGAATCAGGTCATGCCAATTGATAGACATTCTCCTCAGCTATCATTTGCACACACAATCCTTTTAAAGTGTAGTGAAGAGAGGTGCCCCCCCTCTTTACAGCCGCATAGTGGCTTCCCCAGAAGCTGTCATCATATTGTTCTCTAAAATATTTAACTTCCTCAAGAGATTGAGCTGTAATATAAGAAATTATCCCTATAATGCCCACTGACTGCTACAAACAGATGTGAAATTTCAGGGTAGGCCCAGACTGTAATCAGCCCCCCTATGACCAAGATATCATGTTCTTCACTGGGGTCAGACGCACAGTCTCCCTTTTCATATTACCGCTCAGATTTGTCTGTAACGTAGTGTTATATGGGCTGTGGAGAATCATTTGGCTCTGgacacattttatttgaaatCCTAAATGCTTAATAAACCAACAAATTGGCATGCAAAGCTCATCTTAAAGTCTACATAATCAGAAATAACACTACAGCACATTGCATCGCAAAAAAACTGCACAGCACATATTTAAAAGCAGGTTATGGAGTTAGGGATGGTTAAAAGTGTTGTTCTAGTTGCATGTTTATCAGTTGAGGAGATCTCGCTTAAGAGCTAATGGGAGTTAAGTTTCTCACTTTGCTGAGTGCAACTTTATCCAGCAGTGATTCATCACTCCAGCTCATGTCACTCACTAGATAACGTGGACAAGCCTCCGGGTCCCAATCTGCAGACAACTACTCGTCATGTCTTTCAGGTTGTGATATCTGAACTGTGATATCCTAAGATTAAAGATCTTCATCTAAACAGAGCAACAGCcctatttgtgtatttattctCCGTAGCAGTTAGATTTGTTCTCGCTCAGTAAAACTCAAAGCAGATGAAGGGAATACGCATCCTTGATCTCCATAGTTGGCATTGGATGACTTGTTGGTGTATCTAGTCCCGTAAAGAGAAAGAGGATTGAAATAATCCAGTTCTGAAACACCAGCTTCTTCAATTATGAGCCAACCTGGCCTTTGGAAGGATGACCCTTTGAGGCTGAAACCCATCATTATGGGTTTAGCCCACGAGACGTGTGGGAACCGGGGCCACCCTTATGCTTAGGTATTCTGCTGGGCCTGGGCCTTCAGCCCTGGAGCCAGGGGCCCTCGAGCAGGTAATGCAGAGACATGGTGGCCTGACTGATATTCATGTGGGCCGGGTAAATGTGCCCTTCAGGCACAGGGCATTGGAGCGTTACGTTTCTGAGAACTGAGAGGGCTGAATTGAACTTGGACAGCAGGCGGATCTACTCTGTTGTTTGCTTTGCATGCACGGTTTGAGTTGTACCTTGATGAAGTATTCAGAtatcttacttaagtaaaagtagcaataccacatgTAGAAATACTCTTCCATTAGCAAAAGCAATTTGTATTAAATCTACTCATTATACAGAATGCTCCATTTCTGAGTAATGTATACTATATTATTGCATCATAactataaatacattaatatgtAGGCATTACTAATGCTGCAGTTGGTAAAGGTGGGCCTCATTTTATCTACTTTATATACTGCAGGTTAGCTTAATCAATAATGTTATATCATAATTTACGAGTTGATTATACTTAGTATTAGAAATCTGAATCGGCAAAGTAactggtaactaaagctgtcaaataaatgtagcagagtaaaatgtacaatagttAGCCACCAAACTGTAAAGTTGTATAAAATGCAAACTCTCAAGTTAAGTACAAGTACCACAAATGTACTTATTGTATTCTAATACTTCCACATTGAGTGAAAAAGATTGTTGATTACGGGTGGGATCAAGAAATGACAGCAATAAGACCTAAAGGCCTCTGAAAGGAAAACTCCATTCACTGGACGTGATGAGGATTTCAACAGAAAACTTGTTACTGTGAGAACCTGCTGCTGTATGACAAAAATCCTCTTTGTCTGATCCGTGGCCCTGCTGCACAGATAATAGAGCAAAATGTGGCCTGAGGGAGATAATTTGTTCCCAGATCTTCAGATCGCAATATTTTCATTTGAGCCCAGGAGGGGATCTCTTGAATTGCCAGCTTCCATTGTGTTCCAACAAGGGGCACGAAAGTCTTGTCaattaatttttcttttattccagACCACAGAGCGCCTGAGTGAATTCAATTATCAACCAATTAAGaggtgtttccttttatttacaGGCTTTGATTCCGTGCGTATCCATATTGTGTGAAAATAAGGCAGGACCGGGTGTTAAATCATTTGAACATTTCCTCCGCATGGACTGCTTAATATTTTCTCCCCAAAAGCAGCCTTTCTGTTGTGTCCCCTGGGTCACAAGGACAACAAAAAGAACATTACATGCCATTGAACTCTCTCGTCAAATTGTTCAGCGGATGCTCCTCCAACAATGTTTcccaaaacaacaaaaccaaacaaaaaacacacaaatcccATTAACAGGATTCACACACCCGGAAAAGCGTTTTGCGTGAAAAGACTTTGGGAATAGATGAAGACAGGTGGAATATTCAGCAAACAGGTTAACATCAAACAGGCGCAGTCTGAGTCAAATCCAGACAAAAAGCTGAACTTCTGAACTTCGTGGAAGTAAGTTAAAGTTCTGATTGCATGATGAAATGGGGCTATTGGAAGTGAGAGGCGGAAAATGTCTCTGTCTTACACACTTTACTGCTTACAGCCACTTGACTTCAGATTTCCTGACAGGCTCTAAAAGGATACTGgtttatttcccatttttttggaaaatgtttgagaacttaaactgaatatttgcctttttttagCCTGACTATGCCTATGGAAAACAGAAAGCACAGCAGGGTCTCCAAAATGTTATAAATGACCAATTGAATttgaaaatcttaaaaaaatggtTCCGTTGTGCTTCATGTGAATACAAAATtgtacaataaacaaacaaataacgGCCTCTCAGATAGGTTACAAAGATATCATTTAGAGCTGATAAAATTACtctatatataaaacaaaatcactACTGACTCTACAATACTGTACTACTACAACAATAATACACCCTGTTAGACTCACTAGGAATATCAAAGTGAttatcagataaaaaaaaaaaaaaaaaataaataaaaataaaaaatcacaaaaatgaCATGAATTACTTACATAACCAAGACCCAAGTAGGAGAGAAATAAAGTATGTCTTATAAAACTATTTAAAGTAGATGTattagtatgtatgtattacaCAGTCTCAAAGACTGTTACTGTAtctctttgatttttttcagcCAACACTCAGATAAATGACACGTAAGCCTGGagttaaaataaatgacttttATTCAAACATCGACTTTAGTTTAAACACAGAACACAATTCAGTCTAAAATACATGTCATAACTTCTTATGAAAATAATTTCTGTAcatttgtcttcttcttctttgagaCAGGGAGTCGCCCGACCAAGCAGCTACAATGTATAAGATAAGTAAAGTAAGTACCCATCAGTTTAAGGATATATTTCCATGAGCTGATTTGTGAATTGAATAATTTACTACAAATAAACATGTTTGTTGCACTAGTATGGAAACACCGTAATGGATAAGTGGCAGAAAATAAACATGAATATTCCTtttcaataaacctaatttatatttCCCCAGTTAGGAAGGGTTGTTGTGGAAAGAAATAGACCTACCAGTTAATTTCCAGTGCTAGTTTTACAATGATGCCTACTACACCATAAAATGAGAAATGTATTAACAGTAGGCTACTAAAAAAAAGGTAAGGCTAACAATGAGAGATACATTACTTATTCGGTAAGCAGCCCAGCActgacaaagacacacagtctACACCTCTGTTCCTTCCCGACTGTATATGAGGTTATTAACACTAAAATGGTTGGAGAGGCTCTGTACTGATGTGTAATAGTTCATTCTGTTGCTGTCAGAGTTCAGGGGAGAGATTAAATTGGGCGAGTAGGAGCCCAGTCCGGACATGCCCTCTCTGGTCTGAGACAGCCCCCCGAGATGCCCGGAGCCGTAGTCCCGCTCCCCGCCCCGGGAGCCCTCGGTGCTGCTGGCCGACAGCAGCGAGTTCACGCTGGAAACGAAGTTACTGTAACACGGGCTGTGCTCCGCGGACGGAGACGGGGACGACTTGGACTCCGTGGAGGCCGGAGATCCGTGCAGGCTGGGCGGGGAGGAGCTCAGGAGGCTGGCGGTGTCGGAGAGCTTGTGCGGGCCGTCTTCTGACTTGACTGGGAGTGCGGTGCTGTCTGCCCCGTTTATGTCAgctctcctttttctctttcgcCTGAAGTTCCCGTTGTCGAACATCTTCTCACAGTTTGGGTCCAGCGTCCAGTAGTTTCCCTTACCTGAATAAGAAGACACGGGTTAAATATGGGATGGCACACTTttagtttatattttacatAGGCCTAGACAACTACATTGTTAATCTGGggtttcatctttaacatctattatcaaaataaCAATGAGTTTGTTTCAAGATCAGTTTAATCAAGAGTTTTATGAAGACAAAATTAGCATCAATATGGCACACACAATTCAAGCTTGAAGCACTTGAAGCAGatataattaaaaagaaatagccTATATCTAACATAAATAGCCGGCTTCATTTAGACTCACCGGGGTCATCCTCGTCCCGTGCCACTTTTTTGAAGCAGTCGTTCAGTGACAAATTGTGGCGGATTGAATTCTGCCATCCAGCTTTGCTCTTCTTGTAGAAAGGAAAGTTGTCAGCTACATACTGATAGATCTGACTTAGAGTCAACTTTTTGTCCTGGGTGTTCTGTATGGCCATCGCTATCAGAGCTGAGTAGGAGTAAGGTGGTCTGACCATCTTGAAGAGTTCCTGCTGACTGGATATGGACAGCCACCCCAGATCTGCTGCACCAAACCCGGTGGGCGGCGGTAAGAACTGCCTCTGGTTGGACCCGTATCCAGACTGAATATAGGACGTGCCATTGTTCCCGGAAAGATAAGGAGAGGAGTTGATGCTGGGTCCGTTCAGCCATAGGTACGGGTTGGTGGACGGGGAGGTGTACTCTCCGAGGCCGTAGCTGGAGGTGTGCGTCGGCGGCCTCTGGGGGTGATGGTGGTGGAGGTTCTGTTGGTACACACCGTAGTTGTCGCAGTACACGGCCATGTCCAGGATCTCCTGAGCACTGTGGTGCTGAATAGGACTGGTCTGCTGGTTAGATGGTTGGTGTCCAAAAGCGTTCATAATCCGCCCTAACCAGAGATTCCCTAAAACCTAATTtcgtctctgtctctccctcaggACTGAACTCATCCTCGGAGGGAGGAGTATTTATGCGCAGCGGCCGGAGTCTCTACAGGTAGCCCATTGAAAACTTTTGGGATGGTCACACCCCTCTTTTCTGTCCTGCTACAGCCCAGTGGTGTTGACCCAGAATCTCCATATCAAGGAGCACTGATACTGCCTTAAATTACAATGTTGAGCTTCATGTTATTTTACGGTATAGTCCCATTAAGGCACGTTAGTGACTTATAACTGCCCGTGCGTAATTACGCACTGGAACTTACATTTATAATTAgaatttgttttaaacaaaACCCGCCGGAACAAAGTGGAGCTATTGCACTACGATTTAGGATATAATAGagtatatagagtatatttGACCTGAACTCTTATCATTTCCAATTTTGGATGATTCTATTGTGTGATCTTTGTTGTTAGAATATAGTGATTCAAAATACAAGGTCTATAATTTTAACCATGAATctgattttcttttacaaacATATCTGGCACAAACACATCACCGTCAATCTCATATAAATATATGTCTTAAAGTAATTCATTATTAGCTCTGCTGATGAACAATAAACAAGGCATGTAAGAACGTGTTGACTTTTCTGCAGTGTCAAACCCAAACAGCGAAGACCCGCGTGTATTTGTAAGAAGCGCCTTTCTCTTAAAATAAATTCGTTTGCAATAAACACTTCACAAGAGCCGAAAGTTTAGTGTCAACAAGTGGCTCGTGGAAAAAACACCTCCAGCAGGCTCCAGAAGAAAACTTGCTTTGCCCCGTGAAATAAAAACAGCTATGATGTCATTCTATTAATTGACCTTTGCGAATTTCACTACATACAAATATTAGGAAAAACCAATCGAGTTCAACAGATTCTTTATAACTTTTGaattagataaataaaaaaagtaattttaataGCTCAGGTCAATAAGATAGGAAGTAAAACGGGAAACTTGGAGGCttataagttaaaaaaaaaacaactgcaaaACTTAAACTTTAGTTAAAATGGAATAAACACCAAGCCAATATGTCTATATTTCACATACAGTACGGATATGGAGCTTCTAAAAGCACATACAAATAATAATCTGCTCCTAAAGACTTAcactatttttttgtgtttggccAGAGGGAAAACAACAACCCGAGTGGTTTCTATAGCAAACCTCTGGCAGACAAATGCCCCGAGTTTCGATTGAAAGGAAAGTAGCCGATACTTTAGTCACCTTAGTATATTTCTAATCCTAAAAACATTTAGTCTCCCAcgatattatgttattataacACGTCTGGAACTTATTACAGTAGGATATGGCTGTGAACAACTGTAGCCATATGTGataaatcattttgaaaaatgcTGCCGTTATAAGGACACGTCTCAGAGTCTTCTCTGCTTGATACAGTTCCATTAACAGGCCCCTCGTTCTGTGCCGTTTAGGACTCACACAACTGCAGTTTACATTTACAAGTAAACCCAACAAGAacatattgaatttaaaataactCTAGCCGCGTTCAGGTCTGTGGTGATCCCTGTGAAGAGTGGGCTCTGCAGGTTGCTGCCAGACTCCTGCACTAATCGGCAGAACATTCCTCCTCTCCATGACCTTGATGTAATTGTTTGGCTTCAAGGTGTTGTCCCGACCACAGGCTGTACAGCAGTGGTAAGCAGTGGACTCCACGGGGGGGGAAGTGGCATTTAACCCCCAGATGAAAACAACACAACCTGTTAGGTGTCTAACACCCAGTACAGCTAATTACTGCTGATTGGACGGCTCAACCTGACACTTAATATTCATAATCTTAAGTGGGGTTTCCTGTTGCTGGGGTATCATGAGCCCTGAATCTAAAATGATTTACTACTGTAGGCGAATAATAATTTAGTTTAAGTGCTATAAGGACTTTtacattattcttttttttttttttattatgtttatcaTCATATCACTGTTTTGCATTGGGGTTGACTAAGCCATCAATCACAATTTTCCTATCGTTTCCTCACCTATCTTCCGATCTTTCCTCTCAGATTGAGGTCAGAGATGTCAAATGTGGCTCGACATGGCAACCTCAAGCCCCCGTGTCATTGTAAAGTAAGAATTCAAACatgctgactgtgtgtgtgggaggaggGTGTCTATTGTTGCTCTGCCTGTCTTCATCCCCTGTTTCCTCAAGCTTTTTGAGGTCATGGGAGCTTTTCTCTGGGAGATCAAGTCAATCACGGTGGGGTCAGAGAGGGAGGGCCGAGCCACCGAAGGCCCCTTCAGGCTGAGGCTAGAGATAACCACTGCTGCAGGTGAACGGAGAATACACCATCTTCTCGATCGAGTACGTATCAGCACATCTTACTACTGAGATTACAGCTAAACGCTCACTGGATTTAGTTAATACGGTTTATTTTCTGTGTACAACCTTGACTTTTACTATGTGGACATATGAGTTAGACATCTGTTTATTGCTTTGAAGTAATCAAACCAGACTATTAGATGCACTTAAGGCCAATACAATCATGAGAGGCCCAGATAAATTCTAACTGTGCAAACAAGACTATCCCTTTATGCAGCCAGGGGCTTGTCCTTCTCAGAGTCTCCCCCCAGTGGAGGAACACAGCAAAACAGACAACACAATTTGAGTGCTAATTAATGTACAGCCTGGATGCAGAGTGACATATGACAATAAAAGCTGGTCTTGTTAAATACTTTGCAGAAAGTTAATTCCTCAGCAGCTCTGACTGCGCAGGAGATTTAAGACACTGGAAGTGTTGTGATGTGAAACTTGGCAGGCAGAGTAGCAGTCTGGCCTCGGTGCATCCTTCATTTTTACACTGAATGGTCTTTATTCTTTAAGATGGCAAAGACACATGCACTGCAAGACACATTTATAATAGGATCTCTAGCTGAGCTTCACACATTTCCTCAACATTTCTTATCAAACAATTCAAATATCACTTTGTCATTTTTGACAACTCGTATGGGTGTTAAGAAAATAACGTGCAAGGCCAACAATATACTTTTTAACAAGTAACAGAGTGATAATAATAGCAAATATTAAGTAAAAGTTCCCCTTcaagatatttaaaaaagatatgCTTTTCGTTGGAATAAAAAATTATGtctagtatttcaaaaaaaaaaaaaattagttgagcattctgaaaatgaaatataTTGATTGATACCCTGATTGAAAAATCCTAAATCTATGAATATAAACTACTAGACACAAGATTCCTTCTACGTCACTGAAAAGTCAATGTCTAGTGTATGTGGGCTAGAGTTCCCACATTACACTTGTGTAAGTTGCATATTGAACCACAATTGGCTTCCAAACTAGCTGTGATGTCACAAAATCATCTTGCTCATACACGCCTTAAACTTTCAGGTGAGCACCGAGACATTTTTGAGTAGAGGTAGTCTTTAAGTTTGCTTTGAAGGCATTTGGGTCAACAGCCGCAACTCAAATTTCAACTATCAATagcacatacatactgtatttcaaGGTATTAGTCTACCTGCCAGGCATACGGGAGAGGAATATGTTTCTTAGTAATTAGACGTTCCTGTTCTTGTGTAGTCCCCTCTGACCAATTACTGTTTGGCCCTGGCAGTCTGTCTCCAGAAGCTTGGGAGGCAGCCCTGCAGACAGCACGCTGACAGAGGGAGAAATACAACCAGCCCGGTCTTCTGCTTCGCTGCTGTTGGTTGCATTAGCTTGATGCTCTCCTCCGCTGGGCAGATTTACACCTCTGCTCCTGATTACATCCTTGGAGAGATCACATGTTACTGGTCTGTTAGAGCCAAAAATCACACTCTGCTGGGCTCACCATCAGCTGCTTCCTAGCGTAAGCTTTAAAATGCGGAAACTTGGCATAGGGAGAATCATGAAATGAGAATTCTAAGCAGAAATATTTCAATTCTAAAATTCCATAAACCTTTACATAACTGCTGCTTCAAGTCAACGGTGCAAAGATAATGTGGACATGATTTGATATAGTAGGGTGCTGGTGGTATCAAGACtattcatttaaatttaaaattatatttacaCAAGCAAAATGTTTATGTCACTTTGGCAATATTACTCATCCAGGCAGCGTGATGTGGCAGGCAGACTGCACTGACAGTATTATCCAGATGAGGGCAGCATTGCTTTAGACATGATACCTTCAGTATTGCTCAGTAAACCAAAATCTTTACACCCATATATCAACTATGCTGTGCAACTTCCTGAGAGGCAACATATATTAAAATGCAGAATCCGATGGGTGTATTGATTTAATCAGgcagaatttaaaaaagacagaGGCTTTAGAGTTTAGAATGAAAGTGATGAAATAATGTTCCACTGGCTGGAAGTCAATCTCAACAAGATGCCAGTGTATTATAATGTCAGATGTAAGAATATGTATGATAATTCATCGAATTGTGCCATTTAACCGTCAAAACTTTAACAAAAATAGTCCCTTGCTCTCAGTTGATTCTTTCGAGTTTTTCATCAATCTATGAAAAATATCTATCTATTCCATACTTGCACAAGAAATACTTCTGAAGCCGCTCAAAAATCTAGACATGAGATCAAAAAGACGAAATTACAACGATTTAATTAACTGGCTTAAATCAGTATTCTGCTATTGGGACAGCATGCCTGTGGCACTTATAAGGTGCACTAACTGGGAACTCTTCTTCCTCAGCTCTCCACCCCCGATCTCTAGGTATGTCTCCTAGCAACACGTCGCACCGACCGCCTGGGAAAACCCAGTGCTTCATAATAGCCTCAGCTAATATAGATCACCGCCACTTGGCTCTCTCCCTCAAACCAAGATAATAAGCCTGTGTACAgaatgtacattttgtatttagtgttgaatgcagcacaaaatAACAAGCTCAGATTTAAAATGCCAACTGTGCTCTTTGGTCCGGTGTTGACTA includes:
- the foxi1 gene encoding forkhead box protein I1, with product MNAFGHQPSNQQTSPIQHHSAQEILDMAVYCDNYGVYQQNLHHHHPQRPPTHTSSYGLGEYTSPSTNPYLWLNGPSINSSPYLSGNNGTSYIQSGYGSNQRQFLPPPTGFGAADLGWLSISSQQELFKMVRPPYSYSALIAMAIQNTQDKKLTLSQIYQYVADNFPFYKKSKAGWQNSIRHNLSLNDCFKKVARDEDDPGKGNYWTLDPNCEKMFDNGNFRRKRKRRADINGADSTALPVKSEDGPHKLSDTASLLSSSPPSLHGSPASTESKSSPSPSAEHSPCYSNFVSSVNSLLSASSTEGSRGGERDYGSGHLGGLSQTREGMSGLGSYSPNLISPLNSDSNRMNYYTSVQSLSNHFSVNNLIYSREGTEV